Proteins found in one Alteromonas macleodii genomic segment:
- a CDS encoding sugar phosphorylase, with translation MAWEHLHDKVKHHLESIYADVALDVSYETLATELMNTIGIQQQTDIASPKSHHNYWDEDDIIMITYGDSVIDDDERPLVTLNKFLHRYCRNTVNNVHILPFFPYSSDDGFSVIDYSTVNESLGSWDDIEAIAADYGLMTDLVINHCSARSVWFDNFIKGEGPGSDFFFTADPSDDLSMVTRPRVSPLLRETETANGTKHVWCTFSHDQVDFDFRNPKVLLAFIDIIKLYIDKGAKIFRLDAVAFLWKIVGTNCINLFQTHEVIRLIRTLIEHVDPSIIIITETNIPNRENLTYFGNANEAHAIYNFSLPPLLVNTLVTGDCSYLKSWMMSMPPAQNGTAYFNFIASHDGIGLRPAEGLLSEEEISDLVHAMQHFGGKVSWRASEHGQQKPYEINITLFDALQGTIKGPDKYQVDRFICAHAIMLGMEGIPGIYIHSLLGTSNDYEKVANTGQNRSINRKRWDFSELEALLDSPFSQHHKVLTRISQLIRIRKAQPAFHPNATQFTLQLNNQLFGYWRQSLDRKQSIFCISNISDEEQTILLSDINLIGTDNWIDLITRDEIALSSGFLQMKPYQVLWISNQDFE, from the coding sequence ATGGCATGGGAGCATCTCCATGACAAAGTAAAACACCATTTAGAAAGCATTTATGCTGATGTAGCGCTAGACGTCTCTTACGAGACGCTAGCCACTGAACTAATGAATACAATAGGCATTCAGCAGCAAACCGACATTGCGTCACCTAAGTCACATCACAATTATTGGGATGAAGATGACATCATCATGATTACCTATGGTGATAGCGTTATTGACGACGACGAGCGCCCGCTGGTTACATTGAACAAGTTTCTTCATCGCTACTGTAGGAATACGGTGAACAATGTGCATATCTTGCCATTTTTTCCGTACAGTTCAGACGATGGATTCTCGGTTATCGATTATTCCACTGTGAACGAATCTTTAGGCTCGTGGGACGATATTGAAGCCATAGCCGCTGATTACGGACTAATGACAGATTTAGTGATCAATCATTGCTCTGCAAGAAGCGTGTGGTTCGATAACTTTATCAAAGGCGAAGGTCCGGGATCTGACTTTTTCTTTACAGCCGACCCCAGCGATGACTTATCTATGGTGACGCGCCCTCGTGTGTCGCCACTACTTCGCGAAACAGAAACTGCAAACGGTACTAAACACGTTTGGTGTACCTTTAGTCACGACCAAGTCGATTTTGACTTTAGAAACCCGAAAGTACTGCTGGCCTTTATTGATATTATTAAGCTTTACATCGACAAAGGCGCTAAGATTTTCCGTTTGGATGCCGTTGCATTTCTTTGGAAAATTGTAGGTACAAACTGTATCAACTTATTCCAAACCCATGAGGTTATTCGCTTGATAAGAACCCTTATTGAGCATGTGGACCCATCCATCATAATCATTACCGAGACCAATATTCCTAACAGGGAAAACTTGACGTATTTTGGTAATGCAAACGAAGCTCACGCTATTTACAACTTTTCACTACCGCCTTTGCTTGTAAACACCTTGGTGACTGGTGATTGCTCGTACTTGAAAAGTTGGATGATGAGTATGCCGCCGGCGCAAAACGGCACAGCCTATTTCAACTTTATTGCATCCCACGATGGTATTGGACTTCGCCCAGCAGAAGGCTTACTTTCTGAAGAGGAAATATCTGACTTAGTGCATGCCATGCAGCATTTTGGTGGAAAAGTATCGTGGCGCGCATCTGAGCACGGACAGCAAAAACCTTACGAGATCAATATTACGCTATTTGACGCTCTTCAAGGCACTATCAAAGGTCCGGACAAATATCAGGTTGACCGCTTTATCTGCGCCCACGCCATTATGTTAGGTATGGAGGGTATTCCAGGTATTTACATCCACAGTTTACTTGGTACATCTAACGATTATGAAAAAGTTGCTAATACCGGCCAAAATCGCTCTATAAATAGAAAACGCTGGGACTTTAGCGAACTTGAGGCGCTGTTAGACTCGCCTTTCTCTCAACATCATAAAGTACTAACGCGGATCTCGCAGCTTATACGCATACGTAAAGCACAGCCTGCATTCCACCCCAACGCCACGCAGTTTACACTACAACTAAATAATCAACTGTTTGGCTATTGGCGTCAAAGCTTGGACAGAAAACAAAGTATTTTCTGTATTAGTAATATTTCAGATGAAGAACAAACTATTCTGCTGTCGGACATTAACCTTATTGGTACCGATAACTGGATTGACCTTATCACCCGTGATGAAATAGCACTATCCAGCGGTTTCTTACAAATGAAGCCTTATCAAGTACTTTGGATCAGCAACCAAGATTTTGAGTAA
- a CDS encoding glycosyl transferase, giving the protein MADFYQNGVVTTLHNLARRPTEELETELLQFSQKRPMALILPSLFSELEGDALPHIVNELTGVPYLSEIVIGLDRANEEQYKHALKFFGKLPQHHRVLWNDGPRLKALDEELQSQGLAPKELGKGRNVWYCMGYVLASNRAESVALHDCDIVTYNKDLLAKLIYPVANPMFNYEFCKGYYARVANGKINGRVSRLLVTPLLRALKRIMGDNEYLEFMDSFRYPLAGEFSFRRDVLNDIRIPSDWGLEIGVLSEMHRNYSHNRLCQADICDIYDHKHQDLSLNNDQGGLSKMSIDITKAIFRKLATQGYTFSNEMFRSIKATYFRIALDFIETYHNDAVMNGLNLDIHSEEKAVEMFASNIMKAGQNFLENPMETPFIPSWNRVTSAVPDILERLLEAVEADTAEYME; this is encoded by the coding sequence ATGGCTGATTTTTATCAAAATGGTGTGGTTACTACGTTACATAATTTGGCTCGTCGTCCTACCGAAGAGCTAGAAACAGAGCTTTTACAGTTTTCACAAAAGCGCCCTATGGCACTTATTCTTCCCTCGCTGTTTTCAGAACTAGAAGGTGATGCACTTCCGCATATTGTTAACGAACTCACTGGCGTTCCCTATTTATCAGAAATTGTAATTGGCCTAGACCGAGCCAATGAAGAACAGTACAAACACGCGCTTAAGTTCTTTGGAAAGCTACCTCAGCACCACAGAGTACTTTGGAACGATGGTCCGCGTCTTAAAGCGCTTGACGAAGAACTTCAGTCTCAGGGTCTAGCACCTAAAGAGTTAGGTAAAGGCCGTAATGTGTGGTACTGCATGGGCTATGTATTAGCGTCTAACAGAGCAGAATCTGTAGCATTACACGATTGCGACATTGTTACTTACAACAAAGACTTGCTTGCCAAGCTTATTTACCCTGTCGCTAACCCTATGTTCAACTATGAATTTTGTAAGGGGTACTATGCTCGTGTAGCTAACGGCAAAATTAATGGTCGTGTTTCACGTCTTCTGGTCACTCCCCTACTTCGCGCACTAAAACGCATTATGGGTGATAACGAGTACCTGGAGTTTATGGACAGCTTCCGCTACCCACTTGCAGGTGAATTTTCGTTTAGAAGGGATGTATTAAATGATATTCGTATACCAAGCGACTGGGGCTTAGAGATTGGCGTGTTGTCGGAAATGCACCGCAACTATTCACACAATCGTCTGTGCCAAGCAGATATATGCGATATTTATGACCATAAACACCAAGACCTTTCGCTTAATAATGACCAAGGTGGTTTGTCTAAAATGTCTATCGACATTACAAAGGCAATTTTCAGAAAGCTAGCTACGCAAGGCTACACGTTTAGCAATGAGATGTTCCGTTCGATTAAAGCGACCTATTTCAGAATTGCGCTAGACTTTATAGAGACTTATCACAATGATGCGGTAATGAATGGACTGAACTTAGACATTCATAGTGAAGAAAAAGCGGTAGAGATGTTCGCCAGCAATATAATGAAAGCGGGGCAAAACTTCTTAGAAAACCCGATGGAAACACCGTTTATACCAAGCTGGAACCGTGTAACCAGTGCGGTGCCAGATATTTTAGAACGACTATTAGAAGCGGTTGAAGCCGATACTGCAGAATATATGGAGTAA